One Clarias gariepinus isolate MV-2021 ecotype Netherlands chromosome 18, CGAR_prim_01v2, whole genome shotgun sequence genomic window carries:
- the cc2d1a gene encoding coiled-coil and C2 domain-containing protein 1A: MSRSRNPPQKGQGAARAKQMGLLLDLSPDAGLDDSGGNEAELEAELLALMGGGKGGGGRGGKKDGGKVPVPMEDIERMAAMCMKDLDEDGDDDADLEDDADLLAELNEVLEDGQEEPAPAPTPPRSTNATPKSTPATPSGGGGGLESLLQERIDMYQTAIANANASGEASKARRYDRGLKTLQTMLTSAKKGKPVNEEEIPPPVATGAKPAPAPIRQQEQAHTPPAMTNEKPLQEAKPVAPPKPQLLQPPNQKTPAVTPDTPAISPLTPVQPNPQHSELKASVLSRQREYKLAAIQAKQSGNTDLARQHLVVSKKFDSLIEAIDRGERVDASSLPPPPGRVVVERSPPAPQPTATKPTPARPPADAPAPDAPLPAPRNLAEALQQRLEKYKSAAETAKSKGDDRKARMHQRIAKQYQDAIKAHKAGRPVNLSELPVPPGCPPLQGAESTEQNFLGVLETAVKLANQDADAVEDDETDEDVSKPAVRPPAQRARAPAPAHSSSSSSSPAVTPTASSDTPRLGAKAQQQLDFLLRRRQQFVKAALRSKQMKDVQGAAQHLRNAKGLDPMITAAKGGLPVDISKVPSVPVSEEDYSLPNARSSSVSSRSSQQYAQLMERLKQQHEKCLSYLQQFTQVGNLVETIRFEKLADECMSDIELLKKAYAKGCPVPGHHTEERTINTVMIFSSLTASEMELTIVKGINLPTPGFSANDLDASVRFEFPFPSLEEAQRDKTNTVKSTNCPEFREKFKLHINRTHRGFKRVIQTKGIKFEIIHKGGLFKNDRIVGNAQMKLEGLENQCEIREIIDVLDGRKATGGKLDVRVRVREPLGGVQLQSVTEKWIVVDPPAITPDRERARERAPSPKSKPRNDHGKSHVQPSHSPPQYKLHSFSLLNYDKERVEKKIGEYKKNRRDPPPDLLNQHKEVCHRLHWQKSYLERGSSAMLAEYESVLNKFKCALAESVKKFSSEGNREAAKDALGRLKMVEAEMEALRRKRAA; encoded by the exons ATGAGTCGGAGCAGGAATCCTCCTCAGAAAGGCCAAGGAGCCGCTCGGGCCAAACAG ATGGGTCTGCTCTTGGACCTGTCTCCAGACGCAGGCCTGGATGACTCCGGTGGAAATGAGGCGGAGTTAGAGGCGGAGCTTCTTGCTCTTATGGGAGGAGGAAAAGGAGGAGGCGGTAGAGGTGGAAAGAAAGATGGCGGGAAAG TTCCTGTCCCTATGGAGGACATCGAGCGGATGGCCGCCATGTGCATGAAGGACCTGGATGAGGATGGAGATGACGATGCAGACCTGGAGGACGACGCCGATCTTCTA GCTGAACTTAACGAGGTTCTGGAGGACGGTCAAGAGGAACCGGCTCCTGCACCGACCCCGCCTCGGAGCACTAACGCAACCCCTAAATCCACTCCTGCTACCCCGAGCGGAGGCGGTGGTGGTCTGGAGTCCCTTCTGCAGGAGCGCATCGATATGTACCAGACGGCCATCGCCAACGCCAATGCTTCAGGAGAGGCCAGCAAGGCGCGCAGATACGACCGCGGGCTGAAG acactacaaaCCATGCTGACGTCTGCGAAAAAGGGAAAACCCGTTAACGAGGAGGAAATCCCGCCCCCCGTCGCTACCGGGGCCAAACCCGCCCCTGCGCCAATCCGACAGCAGGAACAGGCTCACACACCGCCTGCAATGACCAACGAGAAGCCGCTGCAGGAGGCAAAGCCTGTGGCCCCGCCCAAACCTCAGCTCCTTCAGCCGCCCAATCAGAAAACGCCGGCTGTGACGCCGGATACACCGGCAATATCGCCCTTAACTCCTGTTCAGCCCAACCCCCAGCATTCag AGCTGAAGGCTAGCGTGTTGAGCAGACAGAGGGAATACAAACTGGCGGCTATTCAGGCTAAACAGAGCGGAAACACTGACCTCGCCAGGCAACACCTTGTCGTCTCCAAG AAGTTCGACTCTCTGATCGAAGCGATAGACAGAGGAGAGCGCGTCGATGCTAGCTCACTGCCGCCCCCTCCTG GACGTGTTGTAGTAGAGCGTTCTCCTCCAGCTCCTCAACCTACAGCCACCAAACCCACTCCTGCTCGTCCACCTGCTGACGCTCCAGCACCCGACGCTC ccctTCCCGCTCCCCGTAACCTGGCCGAGGCTCTGCAGCAGCGCTTGGAAAAGTACAAGAGCGCGGCTGAAACCGCCAAGAGCAAAGGAGACGACCGAAAGGCTCGCATGCACCAGCGCATTGCTAAG caaTATCAAGATGCCATAAAGGCGCACAAAGCAGGAAGACCTGTCAATCTATCAGAGCTACCGGTACCACCAG GTTGTCCTCCTCTGCAAGGTGCCGAAAGCACAGAGCAGAACTTCCTGGGTGTCCTGGAAACGGCTGTGAAACTGGCCAATCAGGATGCAGACGCAGTGGAAGATGACGAGACAGACGAGGACGTGTCAAAG CCAGCTGTGCGTCCTCCTGCTCAGAGAGCTCGAGCCCCTGCCCCCGcacactcctcctcctcgtcttcCTCACCCGCAGTGACCCCCACGGCCTCCTCAGACACCCCCAGACTGGGGGCTAAAG ctcaacagcagCTGGACTTCCTTCTCCGCCGCAGGCAGCAGTTTGTTAAAGCGGCCCTGCGCTCGAAACAGATGAAGGACGTTCAGGGAGCAGCGCAGCACCTACGCAACGCCAAGGGACTCGACCCCATGATCACTGCAGCCAAAGGAGGCCTGCCTGTCGACATcagcaag GTGCCCAGTGTCCCAGTGAGTGAGGAAGACTACTCTCTGCCTAATGCTCGCTCATCCTCTGTGTCTTCCCGCTCATCCCAGCAGTACGCTCAGCTCATGGAGCGCCTCAAGCAGCAGCACGAG AAATGTCTGAGCTACTTGCAGCAGTTCACTCAAGTGGGCAACTTGGTCGAGACCATCAG attCGAGAAGCTGGCTGATGAGTGTATGAGTGATATTGAGCTGCTGAAGAAAGCTTATGCTAAAGGCTGTCCTGTTCCAGGACACCACACGGAGGAGCGCACCATCAACACCGTCAT gATTTTCTCCAGTTTGACTGCCAGTGAGATGGAGCTGACAATCGTCAAAGGAATCAACCTACCCactccag GATTTTCAGCCAATGACTTGGACGCTAGTGTGCGCTTTGAGTTTCCCTTCCCTagtttg GAAGAAGCTCAAAGAGACAAAACCAACACTGTGAAAAGCACCAACTGCCCag agtttAGGGAGAAGTTTAAGTTGCACATCAACCGAACGCACCGAGGCTTTAAGAGAGTGATTCAGACCAAAGGCATCAAGTTTGAGATCATCCACAAAGG AGGCCTCTTTAAGAACGACAGGATAGTGGGAAACGCTCAGATGAAACTCGAAGGTCTGGAGAACCAGTGTGAGATCAGAGAAATTATAGAT gtgctGGATGGCAGAAAGGCGACAGGAGGGAAGCTGGATGTGAGGGTGAGGGTGAGGGAGCCACTGGGCGGAGTGCAGCTCCAGTCTGTGACGGAGAAATGGATCGTAGTGGATCCACCAGCCATCACCcccgacagagagagagcgagagagcgg GCACCTTCACCGAAATCAAAACCCCGCAACGATCACGGAAAGAGCCATGTCCAGccaag ccACTCGCCTCCTCAGTACAAACTCCACAGCTTCAGCCTCCTCAACTACGACAAGGAAAGAGTGGagaaaaag ATCGGTGAGTATAAGAAAAATAGACGGGATCCACCGCCAGACCTGCTGAACCAGCATAAAGAGGTCTGTCACCGACTGCACTGGCAAAAATCCTACCTGGAGAGAGGATCGTCAGCAATGTTagcag AGTATGAAAGTGTGTTAAACAAGTTCAAATGTGCACTCGCTGAGTCAGTGAAGAAGTTTTCCAGTGAAGGCAACAGA GAAGCAGCTAAAGATGCTCTAGGGAGGCTGAAGATGGTGGAGGCTGAG atggAGGCTCTGAGGAGGAAGCGTGCTGCGTGA